Proteins from a single region of Novosphingobium sp. CECT 9465:
- a CDS encoding cyclopropane-fatty-acyl-phospholipid synthase family protein: MTVLASAVALVERAPLPDAVTREGIDFMCNLRRRALYRDQPSDAVFAAWMARRAVAEHTDAANEQHYELPPRFFELSLGPNAKYSCCFYPTGTETLEQAERAALEATVEHAGLADGQEILELGCGWGSLSLFMAARFPGARIAAVSNSRPQGDHIRAKASARGLSNLMVITADMNAFRPEGRFDRVVSVEMFEHMANWRELLGRMRGWVKPDGRLFLHVFSHARYPYRFDSEDKSNWIAQHFFTGGIMPSQSLIRQFADLFEVEREWRWDGTHYQRTALDWLALFDARSKEIEPVLRAVYGTDTALWMRRWRLFYLATAGLFGNSGGKEWGVSHWLLKPA, encoded by the coding sequence GTGACTGTGCTTGCTTCTGCCGTCGCGCTGGTCGAACGCGCGCCCCTGCCCGACGCGGTGACGCGTGAGGGCATTGATTTCATGTGCAACCTGCGTCGTCGGGCGCTGTATCGCGATCAGCCTTCGGACGCTGTATTTGCCGCATGGATGGCGCGGCGGGCGGTAGCCGAGCACACCGATGCCGCCAACGAACAGCATTATGAACTGCCGCCGCGCTTCTTTGAACTGAGCCTGGGGCCGAACGCCAAGTATTCCTGCTGCTTCTATCCCACCGGCACCGAAACGCTGGAGCAGGCCGAACGCGCCGCGCTGGAGGCGACCGTGGAGCATGCCGGGCTGGCCGACGGGCAGGAGATTCTTGAACTTGGGTGCGGCTGGGGATCGCTCAGCCTGTTCATGGCGGCACGTTTTCCCGGCGCGCGTATAGCCGCAGTGTCCAATTCGCGCCCTCAGGGCGATCATATCCGGGCGAAGGCATCCGCGAGGGGCCTCAGCAACCTGATGGTCATCACGGCAGATATGAACGCCTTTCGCCCGGAAGGCCGGTTTGACCGGGTGGTCTCGGTCGAGATGTTCGAACACATGGCCAACTGGCGCGAATTGCTGGGCCGGATGCGCGGATGGGTAAAGCCCGATGGGCGACTGTTCCTGCATGTGTTCAGCCACGCCCGCTATCCCTACCGTTTCGACTCAGAGGACAAATCGAACTGGATCGCGCAGCATTTCTTCACCGGCGGGATTATGCCGAGCCAGAGCCTGATCCGTCAGTTCGCCGATCTGTTCGAGGTGGAGCGCGAATGGCGGTGGGATGGTACACATTACCAGCGCACCGCGCTTGATTGGCTGGCATTGTTCGACGCCCGCAGCAAGGAAATCGAACCTGTGCTCCGCGCGGTCTATGGCACCGATACCGCGCTGTGGATGCGGCGGTGGCGGTTATTCTACCTCGCGACAGCAGGCCTGTTTGGCAACAGCGGCGGCAAGGAATGGGGCGTCAGCCACTGGCTGCTCAAACCTGCGTAA
- a CDS encoding NAD(P)/FAD-dependent oxidoreductase: protein MSGSRELDIAVVGSGISGLSAAWLLTKGHRVTLFEAADRLGGHSNTVEAAGVPVDTGFIVFNERTYPNLTALLRHLDVPTRETIMSFAVSLDQGRLEYSGDLRGLFAQRRNLVSPRFWSMLRDLVRFYNAAPRDLPGMGEQGLGAYLDGLGCGPAFRDDHLYPMAAAIWSTPVKDIPHHPAAAFVRFFENHGLLQFRERPVWRTVAGGSREYVKRISAPFADRIRLSSPVRQVRRLANGVELDAGRGWERFDHVVIAAHADQALAMLADPDADERELLGAFPYRRNEAMLHSDPRLMPRRRKVWSAWNYAAERSDESHQLSVTYWMNRLQHLPPDNDLFVTLNPLFRPDPALVHRQEIYHHPVFDAAAGLAQPRLWSLQGRRRTWFCGAWFGAGFHEDGLQAGLAVAEQLGGLRRPWQAESESGRIHVTHRATVPEPA from the coding sequence ATGAGCGGCTCGCGTGAGCTTGATATTGCCGTAGTGGGCAGCGGTATCTCTGGACTGTCGGCCGCGTGGCTGCTGACGAAGGGTCACCGCGTGACGCTGTTCGAGGCTGCCGACCGGCTAGGCGGGCACAGCAACACAGTAGAGGCGGCGGGCGTACCGGTAGACACCGGCTTCATCGTATTCAACGAACGCACCTATCCCAACCTGACCGCCCTGCTGCGTCACCTTGATGTGCCAACGCGCGAAACGATCATGAGCTTTGCCGTCTCGCTCGATCAGGGCAGGCTTGAATATTCGGGCGATTTGCGCGGCCTGTTCGCGCAGCGCCGCAACCTTGTTTCGCCACGCTTCTGGTCGATGCTGCGCGATCTGGTGCGGTTCTACAATGCCGCCCCGCGCGATCTGCCCGGCATGGGCGAGCAGGGCCTCGGCGCATATCTTGACGGGCTGGGCTGCGGACCGGCATTCCGTGACGATCATCTCTATCCGATGGCAGCGGCGATCTGGTCCACCCCGGTCAAGGACATTCCGCACCACCCGGCGGCGGCGTTCGTGCGGTTCTTCGAAAACCACGGCCTCCTGCAATTCCGCGAACGACCGGTGTGGCGAACGGTGGCAGGCGGCAGCCGCGAATATGTGAAACGGATCAGTGCACCCTTTGCCGATCGCATCCGCCTGTCATCGCCCGTGCGCCAGGTCCGGCGGCTGGCAAACGGCGTGGAACTTGACGCCGGGCGCGGCTGGGAACGGTTCGACCATGTGGTGATCGCCGCCCATGCGGATCAGGCGCTGGCGATGCTGGCCGATCCCGACGCGGACGAGCGCGAATTGCTGGGCGCGTTCCCCTATCGCCGCAACGAAGCCATGCTCCATTCCGATCCCCGGCTTATGCCACGTCGGCGCAAGGTGTGGTCGGCGTGGAATTATGCGGCTGAACGCTCGGATGAAAGCCACCAGTTGTCGGTGACCTATTGGATGAACCGCCTCCAGCACCTGCCGCCGGACAATGATCTTTTCGTAACGCTGAACCCGCTGTTCAGGCCAGACCCGGCGCTGGTTCACCGGCAGGAGATTTATCACCATCCCGTGTTCGATGCCGCCGCAGGCCTTGCCCAGCCGCGCCTGTGGTCTCTTCAGGGAAGGCGACGAACGTGGTTCTGCGGCGCATGGTTCGGGGCCGGTTTTCATGAGGACGGATTGCAGGCGGGGCTGGCCGTGGCCGAACAACTCGGCGGACTTCGCCGACCGTGGCAGGCGGAAAGCGAATCCGGGCGTATCCATGTGACGCATCGGGCCACAGTGCCTGAGCCGGCATGA
- a CDS encoding DUF1365 domain-containing protein: MTAAGALYRGNVLHRRLRPCVHTLRYRVLHVLLDIDRIDGLAGSLRLFSRNRFGLFAFHDRDYGAGDGIPLRAHIERLMRAAGIAPDGGAIHLLTMPRVLGYAFNPLSTWFCHGTDGHLRAIIYEVSNTFGERHSYVMAVAPGARAVRHITAKRFHVSPFLPMDMTYAFRVLPPAQRLAIGIAVSDAGGPVLSAIHTARREDLTDAALLRAALAMPLITLKVTVGIHWEALKLWAKRVPLFRKPSPPDTIFTRGAL; the protein is encoded by the coding sequence ATGACGGCCGCAGGCGCGCTTTACCGGGGCAACGTCCTGCACCGGCGGCTGCGCCCTTGCGTTCATACCTTGCGCTATCGTGTACTGCACGTGCTGCTGGACATTGACCGGATTGACGGACTGGCAGGCAGCCTGCGCCTTTTTTCCCGCAATCGCTTCGGCCTGTTTGCATTCCATGATCGTGACTACGGCGCGGGAGATGGCATCCCTTTGCGCGCGCATATCGAACGCCTGATGCGCGCAGCAGGCATCGCGCCCGATGGCGGTGCGATCCACCTCCTGACCATGCCGCGCGTACTGGGCTATGCATTCAATCCGCTCAGCACATGGTTCTGCCATGGCACGGACGGCCATCTGCGCGCGATCATCTACGAAGTTTCGAACACTTTCGGCGAACGGCACAGCTATGTCATGGCGGTGGCGCCCGGCGCGCGCGCTGTGCGGCACATCACGGCCAAACGGTTTCACGTCTCACCGTTCCTGCCGATGGACATGACCTATGCCTTTCGTGTGCTGCCACCAGCGCAGCGCCTGGCCATCGGCATTGCCGTTTCAGACGCAGGCGGACCGGTCCTTTCGGCGATCCACACCGCGCGTCGCGAAGACCTGACCGATGCCGCCTTGTTGCGCGCGGCGCTTGCCATGCCGCTGATCACGCTGAAGGTGACGGTAGGGATTCACTGGGAAGCGCTGAAATTGTGGGCAAAGCGTGTGCCCCTGTTCCGCAAGCCGTCCCCGCCCGACACAATCTTTACACGCGGGGCATTATAG
- a CDS encoding M20/M25/M40 family metallo-hydrolase, with the protein MTIRLRGAASAVAIALCTFTAPALAGPAEDRMIAQLLDEGLNRSDVMDTASELMDRIGPRLTNSENHRKAEEWAIAKFAAYGLKNIHREPFEFGLGWNLKSYSATMTVPRALPLTVLPVAWSPATGGTITAPVVVAPMSKIENFDAWKGKLAGKIVLVSLPGETSESKDPVFERLSSEEIGKLDKYTLPRHDPEAIALQTARRGFLRKLSAFLKGEGALAMVRMTYRDGKLVHGEGYDFTPGETLAIPAMDMAQEDYRRLVRLEKTGAAPQLSLAIDATFDSNDLLADNIIAEIPGSDPKAGYVMAGAHFDSWIAGDGAADNGAGSVAVIEAARLLTRLGVKPKRTIRFALWSGEEQGLLGSKAYIEQHLATRPVDPALKGIDSYSAWRNAYPITPKPGYSEMKAYFNMDNGSGKFRGIYAEGNVGAASLLRDWLAPFNSLGADKVVMSKTGGTDHVYLQAIGLPGYQFIQDPLDYDTRVHHSSLDTLDHMRADDMRQASVILAGMLLQAAMSDKELPRSPLPTKPDATDPFKVQDPNQ; encoded by the coding sequence ATGACAATCCGTTTGCGCGGCGCAGCCAGCGCCGTGGCGATAGCCCTTTGCACATTCACCGCGCCTGCCCTTGCAGGTCCGGCCGAAGACCGCATGATCGCACAATTGCTCGATGAAGGGCTCAATCGCTCCGATGTGATGGACACGGCTTCCGAATTGATGGACCGCATTGGCCCGCGCCTCACCAATTCGGAAAACCACCGCAAGGCCGAGGAATGGGCGATTGCCAAGTTTGCCGCCTATGGTCTCAAGAACATCCATCGCGAACCGTTCGAATTCGGGCTTGGCTGGAATCTCAAAAGCTATTCGGCCACGATGACCGTCCCGCGCGCACTGCCGCTGACGGTGCTGCCTGTGGCGTGGTCGCCCGCAACAGGCGGCACGATCACGGCACCGGTCGTCGTCGCACCGATGAGCAAGATCGAGAATTTCGACGCGTGGAAGGGCAAGCTGGCAGGCAAGATCGTACTCGTCAGCCTTCCCGGTGAGACCAGCGAATCCAAGGACCCGGTGTTCGAACGCCTTTCGAGCGAGGAAATCGGCAAGCTCGACAAGTACACGCTACCGCGCCACGATCCTGAGGCAATCGCGCTGCAAACCGCACGACGCGGCTTCCTGCGCAAGCTGTCGGCGTTCCTCAAGGGCGAAGGCGCCCTGGCGATGGTCCGCATGACCTATCGCGATGGCAAGCTGGTCCATGGCGAGGGCTATGACTTCACGCCCGGCGAAACGCTGGCGATCCCGGCAATGGACATGGCGCAGGAAGATTATCGCCGTCTCGTCCGGCTGGAAAAGACCGGGGCAGCCCCGCAACTTTCGCTCGCCATCGATGCGACATTCGACAGCAACGACCTGCTGGCTGACAATATCATCGCCGAAATTCCCGGTTCCGATCCGAAGGCCGGTTATGTGATGGCAGGCGCCCACTTCGATAGCTGGATCGCGGGCGACGGCGCGGCTGATAATGGTGCGGGCAGCGTCGCCGTTATCGAAGCGGCCCGGTTGCTGACCAGGCTGGGGGTCAAGCCGAAGCGCACCATCCGCTTTGCCCTGTGGAGTGGTGAAGAGCAGGGCCTTCTGGGTTCAAAAGCCTATATCGAACAGCACCTTGCCACGCGGCCAGTGGATCCGGCGCTGAAAGGTATCGACAGCTATTCGGCCTGGCGCAACGCCTATCCGATCACGCCCAAGCCGGGCTATTCGGAGATGAAGGCCTATTTCAACATGGACAACGGTTCGGGCAAGTTTCGCGGCATTTATGCCGAGGGCAATGTCGGGGCGGCTTCGCTGCTGCGCGACTGGCTGGCCCCGTTCAATTCGCTGGGTGCCGACAAGGTGGTGATGAGCAAGACCGGCGGCACCGATCACGTCTATCTCCAGGCGATCGGTCTGCCCGGATACCAGTTCATCCAGGACCCGCTGGACTACGACACGCGCGTTCATCACTCCAGTCTGGACACGCTGGACCACATGCGCGCCGACGACATGCGACAGGCCTCGGTGATCCTTGCTGGCATGCTTTTGCAAGCGGCGATGAGCGACAAGGAACTGCCACGCTCGCCGCTGCCGACAAAGCCGGACGCGACCGATCCGTTCAAGGTACAGGACCCGAACCAGTAG